A single Candidatus Chlamydia corallus DNA region contains:
- the rpsT gene encoding 30S ribosomal protein S20: MAPKKPNKKNVIQKRPSAEKRILTAQKRELINHSFKSKVKTTVKKFEASLKLDDTQATLSHLQSVYSVVDKAVKRGIFKDNKAARIKSRATLKANVRG; encoded by the coding sequence ATGGCACCCAAAAAGCCGAACAAAAAAAACGTTATACAAAAAAGACCTTCTGCTGAAAAACGCATTCTAACTGCACAAAAAAGAGAGTTAATCAATCACAGCTTCAAATCCAAAGTAAAAACAACAGTAAAAAAGTTTGAAGCATCTCTAAAACTGGATGACACTCAAGCTACTCTTAGCCACCTGCAATCTGTCTACAGTGTAGTAGATAAAGCTGTAAAGCGAGGCATCTTTAAAGATAATAAAGCTGCCCGTATTAAATCCAGAGCAACTTTAAAAGCTAACGTCAGAGGCTGA
- the recD gene encoding exodeoxyribonuclease V subunit alpha, producing the protein MRTEFDPVLEDLLHQQVISPLDIAFACKHVSPDSGESFIFLAISSALWRYGHPFLLLYENRIRPSLGRISETSLYRGFNNLPKEVRDKLFVTVSGRLYLRSLYTIRCKLLEKLSLLSSAVPKYFPPTIDSHILSEEQNFIFNKITLGCFSIVSGGPGTGKTFLAAQLILSLVKQQPKLRIAIVSPTGKATSHIRQILTKYNIFEDMVVIQTVHHFLQEYAYRRYSSIDILLVDEGSMVTFDLLYSLVQTLEGYEKDQTLYTSSLIILGDTNQLPPIGIGVGNPLQDLIGQFPKNTFFLKTSHRAKTGEIHQFTQAVLRREMIPFSPLSSISSAIEVLKDRFVESLRQSERSLCVLTPMRYGPWGVLNLNKIIHQRLARNYPDLLIPIMVTSRYETWGLFNGDTGLLCLKTQKLHFPQHEPIDARALPQYVYNYVMSVHKSQGSEYDEVIVIIPKGSEVFGVSILYTAITRARHRVSVWGDPDTLHKIIKKSND; encoded by the coding sequence TTGCGCACTGAATTTGATCCTGTTTTAGAAGACTTATTGCATCAGCAGGTGATATCTCCTTTAGACATAGCTTTTGCTTGCAAGCACGTCTCACCAGACTCTGGAGAATCTTTTATTTTTCTCGCAATCTCTTCAGCGCTATGGCGCTATGGCCATCCTTTTCTTTTGCTTTATGAAAATCGCATTCGACCTTCTTTGGGCAGGATTTCAGAAACGAGTTTGTATCGGGGATTTAATAACCTTCCTAAGGAAGTTCGAGACAAGTTATTTGTCACTGTTTCAGGACGTTTGTATTTGCGTTCTCTATACACTATAAGGTGTAAATTATTAGAAAAACTTTCTTTGCTTTCTTCAGCAGTTCCTAAGTATTTTCCTCCCACGATAGATTCGCACATCCTTTCAGAAGAGCAGAACTTTATTTTTAATAAAATAACCCTAGGATGTTTTTCTATAGTTTCTGGGGGCCCAGGAACAGGAAAAACTTTTTTAGCTGCGCAACTGATCCTTTCTTTAGTAAAACAGCAACCTAAGCTACGTATTGCTATAGTGTCTCCTACAGGAAAGGCTACATCTCATATTCGTCAGATTCTTACGAAATACAATATATTCGAGGACATGGTTGTGATCCAGACTGTTCACCATTTCCTACAGGAATATGCCTACCGTCGCTATAGTTCTATAGATATCCTTTTAGTAGATGAAGGTTCTATGGTAACTTTTGACCTCTTATATAGTTTGGTACAAACCTTAGAGGGATATGAAAAAGACCAAACACTCTACACCTCAAGTTTAATTATTCTAGGTGATACTAATCAATTGCCTCCTATTGGAATTGGGGTTGGAAACCCTCTTCAAGATCTGATAGGACAGTTCCCTAAAAATACGTTTTTTCTGAAGACGTCGCATAGAGCAAAGACTGGAGAAATTCATCAGTTTACTCAAGCTGTGTTGCGTAGGGAGATGATTCCCTTTTCTCCTCTCTCATCTATATCCTCAGCTATAGAGGTATTGAAAGATCGTTTTGTAGAGTCGTTACGTCAATCAGAAAGGAGTTTGTGTGTACTGACTCCTATGCGTTATGGTCCTTGGGGAGTTCTCAACTTAAACAAAATCATACATCAAAGATTAGCGAGAAACTATCCTGATTTACTTATTCCTATTATGGTGACAAGCCGCTATGAAACTTGGGGACTATTTAATGGGGACACAGGATTACTATGTTTAAAAACTCAGAAATTACATTTTCCTCAACACGAACCTATAGATGCTAGGGCTCTTCCTCAATACGTTTATAATTACGTTATGTCCGTGCACAAGAGTCAGGGTAGTGAATATGATGAGGTTATCGTAATTATTCCCAAGGGAAGTGAAGTATTTGGAGTGTCAATTCTTTATACTGCAATTACCCGGGCCAGGCATAGAGTTTCTGTTTGGGGAGATCCTGATACTCTACATAAGATAATTAAAAAATCTAATGACTAG
- a CDS encoding DUF1347 family protein yields the protein MFRCILFGVFLLTCFSSGGVLYYLFCCHDFSTGPKDKKSESVWIEGEKEITDSVLHHLPAQQQHLHLLCFQGFLLQKQQKFSQAEKIFSKVYDEAQDDGPFLFKEEILGGRLINSFFLEKIDVMETILCLLNQRCPNSPYYHLFKALVCYKQKDFSEVTERLASWQEEKTRASAPLLNLSIEQLLSDFFLDYISAHSLIEEKMFPEGRVILNRNINKLLKHECEWNAKTYDRIALLLSRSYFLELVESQSEDIYFDYYEMILFYLKKIYILEQCPYTELLPEEELVSLIMEHVFILPKDKLHPLIQLLEIWQKHYVHPNSSLVVQMLVDHFSTRMEGASRFCEALVSFSGLEELHQQIITTFEALLSNKVHQIETEEAKQCVALLHILDPSISISEKLALSSDTLQNIVSGDDEQHTKLRNYLDLWEAIQSYDIDRQQLVHHLVYGAKDLWKQGGNDEKALNLLHLVLRFTSYDIECESIVFLFVKQAYKQALSSHAISRLLKLEKFISETNIPSVVISEAEKANFLADAEYLFAHEEYNKCYLYSFWLTKIALSPQAYRLAGLCLMENKCYNEALEFLSMLSPSDSVYDYKTQKALTFCQKHQSRDKTSS from the coding sequence ATGTTTCGTTGCATATTGTTTGGTGTTTTTCTACTCACATGTTTTTCTTCTGGTGGCGTGTTATACTATTTGTTCTGTTGCCATGATTTTTCTACAGGACCTAAGGATAAAAAATCGGAATCAGTATGGATTGAAGGAGAAAAAGAGATCACAGATTCTGTATTACATCATTTGCCAGCTCAACAACAGCATTTGCATCTTCTCTGCTTCCAGGGATTTTTATTACAGAAGCAACAAAAATTTTCTCAGGCAGAAAAGATTTTTTCTAAAGTTTATGACGAAGCACAGGATGATGGTCCCTTTCTTTTTAAGGAGGAAATTTTAGGCGGACGACTGATTAATAGTTTTTTTTTAGAAAAAATAGATGTAATGGAAACAATTCTTTGTCTTTTAAACCAGCGTTGTCCGAACTCCCCCTACTATCATTTATTTAAAGCTTTGGTATGCTATAAGCAAAAGGATTTTAGTGAAGTTACCGAGCGACTAGCATCCTGGCAAGAAGAGAAAACAAGGGCTTCCGCTCCTTTACTGAATTTAAGTATCGAACAGCTGTTATCCGATTTTTTTTTAGACTATATTTCCGCACATTCTTTGATAGAAGAGAAAATGTTCCCTGAAGGACGGGTGATTCTCAATCGTAATATCAATAAGTTATTAAAACACGAATGCGAATGGAATGCGAAGACATATGATCGTATTGCGCTTCTTCTGAGCCGGAGTTATTTTTTAGAGCTAGTAGAATCTCAGTCAGAAGATATTTATTTTGATTACTATGAGATGATACTTTTCTATCTCAAAAAGATTTATATTTTGGAGCAATGTCCTTATACGGAACTTCTTCCAGAGGAAGAATTAGTCTCGTTGATCATGGAACACGTCTTTATCCTTCCTAAAGATAAATTGCACCCTTTGATTCAGCTTCTAGAGATTTGGCAGAAACATTACGTTCACCCAAATAGTTCTTTAGTAGTTCAGATGTTAGTAGATCACTTTTCTACGCGTATGGAAGGAGCTAGTAGGTTTTGTGAAGCTCTGGTTTCTTTTTCTGGACTCGAAGAACTGCATCAGCAAATCATTACCACTTTTGAGGCCTTGCTTTCAAACAAAGTACACCAGATAGAAACAGAAGAGGCTAAACAGTGTGTTGCTCTTCTTCATATTCTAGATCCTTCAATTTCAATTAGTGAAAAGCTTGCTCTTTCTTCGGATACCCTACAAAATATAGTTTCTGGAGACGACGAACAGCACACTAAATTACGGAACTACCTAGATCTTTGGGAAGCGATACAATCTTACGATATCGATCGCCAACAGCTCGTCCATCATTTGGTTTATGGTGCAAAAGATCTTTGGAAACAAGGGGGAAACGATGAAAAAGCATTAAACCTGCTTCATCTTGTTTTGAGGTTTACAAGTTATGATATAGAATGTGAAAGTATCGTTTTTCTCTTTGTAAAACAGGCATATAAGCAAGCATTATCTTCTCACGCAATTTCACGTCTTTTAAAATTGGAAAAATTTATATCTGAAACGAATATTCCATCTGTAGTGATTAGTGAGGCTGAGAAAGCAAACTTTTTGGCTGATGCTGAATACCTCTTTGCTCATGAAGAATATAATAAATGCTATTTGTATAGTTTTTGGTTGACTAAGATTGCCCTCTCACCTCAAGCCTATCGCTTAGCAGGCTTATGCCTGATGGAAAATAAGTGTTACAACGAAGCTTTAGAATTTTTGTCTATGCTCTCACCGAGTGACAGTGTCTACGACTATAAAACACAAAAGGCGTTAACATTTTGCCAAAAACATCAATCTAGGGATAAGACTTCCTCTTAA
- a CDS encoding response regulator transcription factor has translation MLDDKRILFVTEDLSLSSQLQDLASQRSDYQIIISPMFPTSFEAVAIFCEYLLLPEAIFSPGIFPQEDLIVLFDTFQEETITKVLDQGASGYLLRPITAKVLDAVIRAFLRQHEVLEHRVPDTITFGDCTFRVMNLMIESPEGKVYLTPSESGILKKLLLNRGHLCLRKNLLAEIKGNTKEIIPRNVDVHIASLRKKLGPYGSKIITIRGVGYLFSDDDNATPSNEE, from the coding sequence ATGCTCGATGATAAAAGAATATTATTTGTTACTGAAGATCTCAGTTTATCTTCACAATTACAAGACTTGGCCTCACAAAGATCTGATTACCAAATAATCATATCTCCTATGTTTCCGACATCTTTTGAAGCTGTCGCTATATTTTGTGAGTACCTGTTGCTACCTGAGGCAATTTTTTCTCCTGGTATATTTCCACAAGAGGACTTAATTGTTCTATTTGATACCTTTCAAGAAGAGACCATCACGAAAGTATTAGATCAAGGAGCTAGTGGTTATCTCCTTCGCCCGATTACGGCTAAAGTATTAGATGCCGTTATCAGAGCTTTTCTGCGCCAACATGAAGTTCTGGAGCATAGAGTTCCAGATACAATTACTTTTGGAGATTGTACATTTCGTGTCATGAATCTCATGATAGAGTCTCCAGAAGGAAAAGTTTACCTTACCCCTTCTGAATCGGGTATTCTTAAAAAACTCCTTTTAAATCGTGGACACCTATGTTTACGAAAAAATCTTTTAGCAGAGATTAAAGGAAATACTAAAGAAATTATTCCTCGCAATGTGGATGTTCACATTGCGTCTTTAAGAAAAAAATTAGGTCCGTACGGATCTAAAATTATAACTATTCGTGGTGTTGGTTATCTATTTTCAGATGATGATAACGCAACACCTTCAAACGAAGAGTAG
- a CDS encoding LpxA family transferase, translating to MTYLASSIFSPEDFLYPEIMSNAHYTWDILSLMEAMLENHVFSGVHGTIESGVTLKNIEKIEIAEGAYVESGAYIVGPCILGPQTEVRHGAYLRGNVITGSRCVVGHCTEIKNSYLGHHTKAAHFAYVGDSVLSAEVNLGAGVRCANFRLDGKNVYACCTSDKSKKIDTGLRKAGAFLGKNVVIGCNVVINPGQHILPYTRIRPGQVI from the coding sequence ATGACCTATCTTGCCTCATCTATATTTTCTCCTGAGGACTTCCTTTATCCAGAGATAATGTCCAATGCTCACTATACCTGGGATATCCTTTCTTTAATGGAAGCTATGCTAGAAAATCACGTGTTTTCTGGTGTTCATGGTACTATAGAATCTGGTGTGACCTTAAAAAATATAGAAAAAATTGAGATTGCTGAAGGTGCCTACGTAGAGTCTGGGGCTTATATTGTAGGACCATGCATTCTTGGCCCACAAACAGAAGTTCGTCACGGAGCGTATCTAAGAGGAAATGTCATTACAGGAAGTCGGTGTGTTGTGGGCCACTGTACCGAAATCAAGAATAGCTATTTAGGTCATCATACGAAAGCCGCACATTTTGCTTACGTTGGAGATTCTGTTTTAAGCGCAGAAGTCAATCTAGGTGCTGGAGTACGTTGTGCTAATTTCCGTCTAGATGGAAAGAATGTCTACGCTTGCTGTACTTCGGATAAATCAAAAAAAATAGATACAGGACTTCGCAAAGCTGGTGCTTTTTTAGGAAAAAATGTTGTCATAGGATGTAATGTTGTCATCAATCCAGGGCAACATATTCTCCCCTACACTAGAATACGTCCTGGGCAAGTCATTTAA
- a CDS encoding polyprenyl synthetase family protein: protein MHVLDTYRPSIEKAIEGALEEFGPQGHPIRSPVEYALQGGGKRLRPSLVCMIAQGLGLNHHVMDSALAVEFVHTSTLIADDLPCMDNDDERRGRPTVHKAFDEATALLASYALIPAAYSHLRLNAKKLKEQGCDPREVDIAYDIIGDITDKNIGFSGVLGGQYDDMFFSNKGQEHVQSIMIKKTGSLFEIACVSGWLFGGGDPKFTPLITSFSSNFGLLFQMKDDFLDLQRDSQQIGLNYALLFGENAALELLERSKSNCLELLDRLSAGGLKNNSEFEMIISSLGSL from the coding sequence ATACACGTTTTAGATACTTATCGACCTTCTATAGAAAAGGCTATAGAAGGGGCTCTGGAAGAATTTGGTCCTCAAGGACATCCCATTCGCTCTCCTGTAGAATATGCTTTACAAGGTGGTGGAAAGCGTTTGCGACCTTCATTAGTCTGCATGATAGCTCAAGGTTTAGGCTTAAATCATCACGTTATGGATTCTGCTTTAGCTGTAGAATTTGTCCACACATCAACTCTTATTGCCGATGATCTTCCTTGCATGGATAATGATGATGAGCGTAGAGGACGCCCTACAGTACATAAAGCTTTCGACGAAGCGACCGCTCTACTTGCATCTTATGCGCTGATTCCTGCTGCTTATTCTCACCTTCGCTTAAATGCAAAGAAATTAAAAGAGCAGGGTTGTGATCCTAGAGAGGTAGATATTGCTTATGATATTATCGGTGATATTACAGACAAAAACATTGGATTTTCTGGAGTCTTAGGAGGACAGTATGACGACATGTTCTTCTCAAACAAAGGTCAGGAACATGTACAATCTATTATGATCAAGAAAACAGGATCTCTATTTGAGATTGCGTGCGTTTCTGGTTGGTTATTTGGTGGTGGGGATCCAAAATTTACACCTCTAATTACAAGTTTTTCGAGTAATTTTGGTTTGCTTTTTCAAATGAAAGATGACTTTTTAGATCTGCAAAGAGATTCCCAACAAATTGGATTAAATTACGCTCTACTATTTGGAGAAAACGCTGCTTTAGAGTTACTAGAAAGATCTAAAAGTAATTGCTTAGAATTATTAGACCGTCTCAGTGCTGGAGGATTAAAGAACAATTCTGAATTCGAAATGATTATCTCTAGTTTAGGTTCTCTTTAA
- a CDS encoding FAD-dependent thymidylate synthase translates to MLGKEEEFTCKQKRCLSHFVTDLESNVFALKNLPEVVKGALFSKYSRSLLGLRALLLKEFLFGEEEGEVCDEVYDFETNIQKAADFYQRVLDNFGDDSVGELGGAHLAMENVSILAAKVLEDARIGGSPLEKSTRYVYFDQKVRGEYLYYRDPILMTSAFKDMFLRTCDFLFDTYSALIPQVRAYFEKLYPKDSKTPASAYATSLRAKVLDCIRGLLPSATLTNLGFFGNGRFWQNLIHKLQGHNLSELRCLGEQSLTELMKVIPSFVSRAEPHHHHRQAIMQYRRALKEQLKGLAEQAAFSEETSSSPGVRLVYGDPNGIYKIAAGFLFPYSDRPIADLIGYCKSMPHEDFVQLLESSVSARENRRHKSPRGLECVEFGFDILADFGAYRDLQRHRTLTQERQLLSTHHGYNFPVELLDTPMEKSYREAMERANETYDEIAKEFPEEAQYVVPMAYNIRWFFHINARALQWLCELRSQPQGHQNYRAIATSLVKEVIKLNPMYELFFKFVDYSDIESLGRLNQEMRKEAAT, encoded by the coding sequence ATGTTGGGCAAAGAAGAAGAGTTTACTTGTAAACAGAAGCGGTGTCTATCACACTTTGTTACCGACCTGGAATCCAATGTATTTGCTTTAAAAAATCTTCCAGAAGTAGTTAAGGGAGCTCTATTTTCTAAATATTCTCGTTCTCTTTTAGGGTTGCGAGCACTTCTGTTAAAAGAATTTTTGTTTGGTGAAGAGGAAGGGGAAGTTTGTGACGAAGTCTATGACTTCGAAACAAATATACAGAAGGCAGCAGACTTTTACCAGAGGGTTCTAGATAATTTCGGAGATGATTCTGTGGGAGAGTTGGGCGGAGCTCACCTAGCCATGGAAAACGTTTCTATTTTAGCTGCTAAAGTTTTGGAAGATGCTCGAATCGGCGGATCCCCATTAGAAAAGTCTACAAGATACGTCTATTTTGATCAAAAGGTGCGGGGGGAGTATTTATATTACCGAGACCCTATTTTGATGACCTCGGCCTTTAAAGACATGTTTTTGCGTACTTGTGATTTTTTATTCGATACCTATTCTGCTTTAATTCCTCAGGTTCGTGCATATTTTGAGAAACTGTATCCTAAAGATTCCAAAACTCCAGCATCTGCATATGCTACATCATTACGGGCTAAGGTTTTGGATTGTATACGAGGGCTTCTTCCTTCAGCAACTTTGACGAACTTAGGATTTTTCGGTAATGGTAGGTTCTGGCAAAATTTAATTCACAAGTTACAGGGACACAATCTTTCAGAGCTTCGGTGTTTAGGAGAGCAATCTTTAACAGAGCTTATGAAAGTAATTCCTTCGTTCGTAAGTCGAGCTGAGCCCCATCATCACCATCGTCAAGCAATAATGCAGTATAGAAGAGCTTTAAAAGAGCAATTAAAGGGGCTCGCAGAACAAGCGGCATTTAGTGAAGAGACATCTTCTTCACCAGGTGTTCGGTTGGTATACGGAGATCCTAATGGCATTTATAAAATAGCTGCAGGGTTTCTTTTTCCTTATTCCGATCGTCCTATCGCGGATCTTATAGGCTATTGTAAAAGCATGCCTCATGAAGATTTTGTACAGCTTTTAGAAAGCAGTGTTTCTGCAAGAGAAAATCGCAGACATAAGTCTCCTCGTGGTTTAGAATGCGTAGAATTTGGCTTTGATATACTTGCTGATTTCGGAGCTTACCGGGATCTACAAAGACATCGCACGCTTACTCAAGAACGCCAGTTACTCTCTACGCATCATGGATATAATTTCCCTGTTGAGCTCCTAGATACTCCTATGGAAAAATCTTATCGAGAAGCTATGGAGAGGGCCAATGAAACCTATGATGAGATTGCTAAGGAATTTCCTGAAGAAGCTCAGTATGTAGTTCCTATGGCTTACAATATACGTTGGTTTTTTCATATAAATGCAAGGGCTTTGCAATGGCTTTGTGAGCTACGCTCACAGCCACAGGGTCATCAAAATTACCGGGCTATAGCTACAAGTTTAGTGAAAGAGGTTATCAAGTTGAACCCTATGTATGAATTGTTTTTTAAATTTGTAGATTATTCTGACATAGAGAGTTTGGGACGGTTAAATCAAGAAATGCGAAAAGAAGCAGCAACCTAA
- the hemB gene encoding porphobilinogen synthase — translation MSSLTLSRRPRRNRKTAAIRDLLAETYLNPQDLIAPFFVKCGKNIKEEISSLPGVFRWSLDLLLKEIERLCDYGLRAVMLFPIIPSDLKDAYGSYSSNPKNILCRSIHEIKNAFPQLCLISDIALDPYTTHGHDGIFLNGEVLNDESVRIFGNIATLHAEMGADIVAPSDMMDGRIAYIRSKLDQSGYSRTSIMSYSVKYASSLYSPFRDALSSHVTSGDKKQYQMNPKNVLEALLECSLDEQEGADVLMVKPAGLYLDVIYRVRQNTCLPLAGYQVSGEYAMILSASQQGWLNKESLFYESLIGIKRAGADMIITYSAPFILELLHSGFEF, via the coding sequence ATGAGCTCGTTAACCCTAAGTAGACGTCCCAGAAGAAATCGAAAAACAGCAGCTATCAGAGATTTATTAGCTGAAACTTACTTAAACCCACAAGATCTTATAGCTCCGTTCTTTGTGAAATGCGGCAAGAACATAAAAGAAGAGATATCAAGTCTTCCTGGAGTATTCCGATGGAGCTTAGATTTGCTGTTAAAAGAAATTGAACGCTTGTGTGACTATGGTTTAAGAGCTGTCATGCTATTTCCTATCATTCCTAGTGATCTTAAAGATGCTTATGGTTCGTATTCCTCAAATCCTAAAAACATCTTATGTCGTAGTATTCATGAAATAAAAAATGCATTTCCTCAATTGTGTTTGATTAGTGATATTGCTTTAGATCCTTATACTACACATGGTCATGATGGAATTTTCCTTAATGGAGAGGTTCTTAATGATGAGAGTGTTAGAATTTTTGGAAATATTGCAACCTTGCATGCTGAAATGGGAGCGGACATAGTAGCTCCTAGTGATATGATGGATGGAAGAATTGCCTATATTCGCTCTAAGTTAGATCAGTCGGGCTACTCAAGGACTTCTATAATGTCTTATAGTGTGAAGTACGCTTCTTCTTTATATTCTCCTTTTCGTGATGCCCTGAGTTCTCATGTAACTTCTGGAGATAAAAAACAATATCAGATGAACCCTAAGAACGTATTAGAAGCATTACTTGAATGTTCTTTGGATGAGCAAGAGGGTGCGGATGTGTTGATGGTTAAACCTGCAGGACTCTATCTTGATGTTATCTACCGAGTTCGCCAAAATACCTGTTTGCCTTTAGCTGGGTATCAGGTAAGTGGTGAATATGCTATGATTTTATCGGCATCTCAACAAGGATGGCTGAACAAAGAGAGTTTATTTTACGAGTCTTTGATAGGAATCAAGAGAGCAGGAGCGGATATGATCATTACCTACTCGGCTCCTTTTATTTTAGAATTACTTCATTCGGGATTTGAATTTTAG
- a CDS encoding Na(+)-translocating NADH-quinone reductase subunit A: protein MKITVTRGLDLSLQGSPKESGFYNKIDPEFVAVDLRPFRPLPLKLKVDQGDEILSGSPIAEYKHFPNTYITSHVSGIVTAIRRGSKRSLLDVIIKKTPGPTSTEYTYDLQTLSRSELSEVFKKNGLFALIKQRPFDIPAIPTQTPRDIFINLAENRPFTPTPEKHLALFSSREEGFYVFVVGVRAIAKLFGLRPHIVFRDRLTLPTQELNTIARLHTVSGPFPSGSPSIHIHSVAPITNEKEAVFTLSFQDVLTIGHLFLKGRILHQQVTALAGTALKSSLRRYVITTKGASFSSLIKLEDISDNDTLISGDPLTGRLCKKEEEPFLGWRDHSISVLHNPTKRELFSFLRIGFNKPTFTKTYLSGFFRKKRTYTNPDTNLHGEMRPIIDTDIYDKVMPMKIPVVPLIKAVITKNFELANELGFLEVCGEDFALPTLIDPSKTEMLTIVKDALIEYAKESGILTPH from the coding sequence ATGAAAATTACAGTCACTCGGGGTTTAGATTTATCCTTGCAAGGATCTCCCAAAGAATCTGGTTTCTATAACAAGATAGATCCAGAGTTTGTTGCCGTAGACTTAAGGCCATTCCGTCCATTACCTCTTAAACTTAAAGTAGATCAAGGAGATGAGATCCTTTCAGGATCTCCTATAGCAGAGTACAAGCACTTCCCTAATACATACATTACCTCTCACGTTTCGGGAATAGTTACTGCTATACGACGTGGAAGTAAACGTTCTCTTTTAGATGTAATAATCAAGAAAACCCCAGGTCCTACATCTACAGAATATACCTATGATCTCCAAACTCTTTCACGTTCAGAGCTTTCTGAAGTATTTAAAAAAAATGGTTTGTTCGCATTAATTAAACAACGTCCCTTTGATATTCCCGCGATCCCCACACAAACCCCTAGAGATATTTTCATCAATTTAGCAGAAAATCGTCCCTTTACTCCAACCCCAGAAAAACATCTTGCACTCTTTTCCTCTAGAGAAGAAGGGTTTTATGTATTTGTGGTAGGAGTTCGAGCTATAGCCAAACTTTTTGGACTCCGTCCTCATATAGTTTTCAGAGATCGTTTAACTCTCCCTACTCAAGAGCTAAACACAATTGCTCGTCTTCATACCGTTTCAGGCCCGTTTCCCTCTGGATCGCCGTCGATACATATTCATAGTGTAGCCCCCATTACCAATGAGAAAGAAGCGGTATTCACCTTGTCATTTCAAGATGTCCTTACGATTGGCCATCTTTTCTTAAAAGGACGAATACTGCATCAGCAAGTAACAGCACTTGCAGGTACCGCATTAAAAAGTTCTTTAAGACGTTACGTGATTACTACCAAAGGAGCTAGCTTCTCTAGTTTAATCAAACTTGAAGATATCTCGGATAACGACACATTAATCAGTGGAGACCCTTTAACTGGAAGGCTGTGTAAAAAAGAAGAAGAACCCTTTTTAGGATGGAGAGACCACTCGATCTCTGTCTTACATAACCCAACTAAACGTGAGTTGTTTAGCTTTTTAAGAATCGGGTTTAACAAACCGACCTTCACAAAAACCTACCTCTCAGGATTTTTTAGAAAAAAGCGCACTTACACCAATCCAGATACCAACCTTCATGGAGAAATGCGTCCCATCATAGATACGGATATTTACGATAAAGTAATGCCAATGAAAATTCCTGTAGTTCCTCTGATTAAAGCTGTAATTACCAAAAATTTTGAATTAGCTAATGAACTAGGATTTTTAGAAGTTTGTGGTGAAGATTTTGCTCTACCAACTCTTATAGATCCATCTAAGACAGAAATGCTTACCATAGTCAAGGACGCTTTAATAGAATATGCAAAAGAATCTGGAATCCTAACACCTCATTAG